The Pseudomonas fulva 12-X sequence AAGAGCACCGGGGAACCGCTGTCGGTGATTCCCAAGTACACGGTCAACTCGATGCTCGACTGGAGCGTGACCCAAGCCCTGGACCTCTCGCTGATCGTCACCCACTACGGCAAACAGGAACCGCGGCGCCTGACCAGTCAGGGCAGCGCCGCCACCGGTGATGCGTTGCGGGCGAGGGACCCGTACACGCTCGTGGGCCTCAGCGCCAACTACGAGCTGAATGAAAATTGGCGTTTCGGCGCCGGTATCAACAATCTGTTCGACAAGCAGATTCGTCGCGAAAGCATTGCCGGCGGCGAGGGTGCCAACACCTACAACGAGCCGGGCCGGGCGTTCTATGTGTCGGCAACCACCTCGTTCTGACTAGCGGCATCCCAGCCACCGCCCGAGCAGTGCGGTGGTTTTTGCATTGAAACGGACTGACTCGATGGTTGCCGATTACATTACCGACGTTGCCTATCCACACTTCTTCCAGCGCGAAACCACGCCGATCTGGCTGAGTTTCGCCGCGCGTGCGCTAGGGCGGCCGAGCCCCGATCTGCGCCAGCCGTTCGTTTCCTGCGAGCTGGGTTGCGGCCAGGGATTCGCCACCGTGCTGCAGGCGGTCGCCAACCCACAGGGCCATTTCGTCGGCGTGGATTTCAACGCCGAGCATATCGCCCACGCCAGGGTGCTGGCCCAGGCTGCCGGTGTGAGCAACGTGGAGTTCGTGGAAGACAGCTTTCAGGGCATGCTCGAGCAAGCTACGGCAGCGCCGCGTTACGACTTCATCATCCTGCACGGCATCTATTCCTGGGTGTCGACAGCCGATCAGCAGCGCCTGCGGCAGTTCGTCGAGCGCGAGCTCAAGCCCGGTGGCATCGCCTTCGTCGGCTACATGGCCCAGCCGGGGCTGGACTTCTTCGCGGCGCCGCGGCGTTTCGTCCAGCAGTACGCCCGGACTCTGTCAGGCACCTCGGCCCAGCGTGTCGTCGAATCGCTGCGTGCGTTGCAGCGCCTGGCGTCGAGTGGGGCAGGACTGTTCGCCCATGATCGCCAGGTGGCGGCCTATGTAGAGCGCAGCCTGCAGGACGATCCTCACTACCTTGCCCACGAATTGCTCAACGAGCACTGGCACACGTTGCCGGTCGCCGAGGTGATGGGCGCGTTCCAGGCTTGCGGCATGGATTACATGGGCAGCGCCAGTCTGATGGACAACATCGACGACCTGTCCCTGCCAGCCAACGTGACCGAGCAACTGGCTGGCCTCGAGGGCACGGCATTGCGGGAGACGTTCAAGGATCTTGCCCGCAACCAGACCCAGCGCCGGGATCTCTACCAGCGCGATACGCGGGAGCTGAACGAGTACGCTCACAAGGCTGCGCTGTTCGACCAGGTCGTCACGGCCTTGCCAGGCGCACCGACTCAGGGTGGCGTGACGTTCGAGACCCGTATCGGCCCGGTCGAGGGGGCGGCGTCACTGTTTTCCCCGATTCTGCAGGCGCTTGCCGAGCGGCCACAGAGTTTCCCCGGTTTGTTACGGCTGCCGGCGCTGGCCAGGCAGGGCGGTAGCATCAGCCCGGCGCTGCAGGCGCTGACGGCGGCAGGCCATGTGCACCCTTTGCTGCCGGGGCAGATCGATGTGGCGGGCTGTCAGGCCTTCAACCG is a genomic window containing:
- a CDS encoding class I SAM-dependent methyltransferase; this translates as MVADYITDVAYPHFFQRETTPIWLSFAARALGRPSPDLRQPFVSCELGCGQGFATVLQAVANPQGHFVGVDFNAEHIAHARVLAQAAGVSNVEFVEDSFQGMLEQATAAPRYDFIILHGIYSWVSTADQQRLRQFVERELKPGGIAFVGYMAQPGLDFFAAPRRFVQQYARTLSGTSAQRVVESLRALQRLASSGAGLFAHDRQVAAYVERSLQDDPHYLAHELLNEHWHTLPVAEVMGAFQACGMDYMGSASLMDNIDDLSLPANVTEQLAGLEGTALRETFKDLARNQTQRRDLYQRDTRELNEYAHKAALFDQVVTALPGAPTQGGVTFETRIGPVEGAASLFSPILQALAERPQSFPGLLRLPALARQGGSISPALQALTAAGHVHPLLPGQIDVAGCQAFNRVISERVLAGARYSHLAAPSLGSGVAASFLEMAAARVLLDHPALRGTLLCQTVDALLRKVGWQPLDNPADSLPAQLSRFERDTLPAWQQFGVVSS